In Methanoregula sp., the sequence CTTTTCCGGTTCATACTGGCACCTCTTCTTCCCCACCGGCAAGAATGAGGGCAACGAGGAAGAGCACCGCAACAAGACCCGCCCCTACCGTCAGCTCCAGGGCACCGGCATACGGGGAGGCGAGCAGGAAGAAGATGGCTGACAGGCAGACGCTGCTGACGGCATAGGCGGCAATGGAACGAATAAGATTCGTATGGAGTATGGCAATGACTGCCATTCCTACGCTGGCCAGACCGAGTGCGGTAAGAATAACGACATCCGGATCAGTCATCGTATGTCACACACCACCGATTTAATCTCGTTATCATAGGATCGGGGGGCCGGTAGCCAGACAGTGGGCGATTGAAAATGGGGAAGGAGACAAAAAAGAGGTGATCTCCCCTCGCTATGGTACGGACGGAATAAAGTCTTGTCATGGAAATCTTCCGGGTTTACCTGCGATTTCTGATGTTTATTTTGCAGAATATCCGGTATTATACGGTTCTTTCAGATAATTCCGACTTTTAACGAATCATTTCCCATCAGGATATAATCAGTTCATCTTACCACAAAGGAGGACATAAACCTTTGGTAACCGGTCTGTGGTATCCCGAAATCATTTGAGATCACGACAATATTTTCGATAGTGCTGTAATGGAAGGGAAATTTTTTCCTTTTTTTATTTTTACAGTCGTTAAAGTTCGCATGAAGAGTTATACCTCACATCCCAGATCGAAACCGCGAAGGACGAATTGTTCTTAAAAAAAGCGATTGACTTATGCGGGTCATGTCCCTGATGCAGGAATCTGGCAGGAAAATGTATAGAATTATTCCGGCGATTTCAGGATCGCAGCCAGCACGTCCAGCTGTGAAACATGCACCAGTGCAAACACTTCATCGCCCGGGACAAGCACCGTGCTCCCTCGCGGGATGAGCAGGTTGCCCTCACGGATGACCGCGGTCAATACGCATTCCTGGGGCAGGTTGAGATCCCGTACTGCCTTGCCGGCCGCAACCGATCGCGGATCGACCTTGTTTTCAACCAGTGAATACTGCCCTCGCCGGAGTTTCAGGAGCGTCATCACGTCCCCGAGCGACATCTCCTCTGCGATCAGGTGGGCCATCAGATCTGCCTGATTCAGCGGCACATCGACACCCATCGCAGGAGTAAACAGCCACGCATTCTTGGGTATATTCACCCGCGCAATCGTACGTTTGACATTGAACTCGAAGCGGGCAAGGCTGGTGATCACAAGATTCGTCTCATCCGTCCGGGTCACTGCCGCAACCACATCCGCATCACGGATACCGGCAGCCTCAAGCATATCCGGATCCGTGCCATTGCCAAAGACAACAACACCTGCGGGCAGCTCCTGTGCAGCCCTCTCGAATTCTTCCCGCGTGCCTTCGATAACTTTCACCGTGTGCCCGTCTGCGAGCAGTATCCGGGCGAGGTAGGTACCGACCTTGCCACCCCCGACAATCATCACGTGCATTGTCATATTATTACCTCTTTTGACATTATGCCAGCCCCATCAGTGCTTTCAGGCGGTCAACGGAAGTCGATGATACGGCGACATGTATCATGTCGCCATGCTGAAAAACCGTGCTGATGGTTGGTACAAATGTCCTGCCACCACGGCTGATTGCAACCACCTGTATCTCACCAGGCACGGTAAGATCATTCACCATCCTGCCGGCAAGCGGTGGCGGAATCTCTGACTCGACGATACCAACCCCCCCGCTTCCCAGTGAGTGAACTATATCCAGCGTTGAGAAGGTGAGGAGCTCGGCAAAGCGTTGCATCCCGAGGCTGACCGTAGAGACCGTCTGGACTCCCAGTCGCCGGTAGATTTCCGATTTCCGGGGATCGTGCATGCGGGCAACAACCTTGGGAACCTTGAACACCTCTTTTGCCAGCCGGGCAACCACCAGATTGATGCTGTCATTCGGCGTAAGGGCAGCAAGGCAGTCAGCCCGTTCTATCCCGGCCCGGATAAGAATATCCCGGTCGAGGGCATCACCCGTAAATGCCTGGCCCCTGAATGCAGGTTCGAGGCGTTCGAACGCTGAAGGGTCGTTGTCAATCACCGTTACGCTATGATTGGACATATTCAGGTACAGGGCAAGGCCTGCACCCATCCGTCCGCAGCCAATAATCATAATCTTCACATCATCACCCACATGCATTTTTTCTGGTTGTTCTGCGATCCTTCCACCGGACGATCCCTTTCCGGAGTTCTTCTGCTATCAGCAGTACCGGTGCCCATGCCAGCAGGAACAGCCAGTATTCTGGGGGGAACGCTGCAGTGCCAAAGATCTGCTGCAAGACCGGGACATATACGATCAGGGAGATCACAATGAGTTCTGTTGCAATACCAACCCATATGAACCGGTTGGAGAAGAACCCGATCTCAAAGATTGAACTGTGTTCGGTCCTCTGGGCAAGGACATTGCCGATCTGCGTGGTCACGACCGCAGCGAGCGCCATTGCCGTGGCAGAAAGGTAGAGCGTCCCGCTGGAAGGGAGATCCAAGAACGTTCCCCAGTACCCGCTGGTCCAGTACGTAAAGAAAAAGGCCGACATCGCAGCAAGGCTCTGGATCGGGCCGAGCCACAGGTACGCCCGGGTAAGCAGTGAACGAGTAATCACATGCTCTTTCAAATCACGGGGAGGTTTGTCCATCACTCCCGGTTCAGGGTGCTCGGCACCCAGAGCAAGAGCCGGCACCAGGTCCGTGCCAAGATCAATGGAGAGTATCTGCATAACATTGAGGGCAAGCGGGATTCGTCCTCGTGAGAAGGCAAAGAGGATGAAGGGCACTGCCTCGGGAGTGTTGCTGGTGAAAATATACGTGGTAAATTTTTTGATGTTTGCATAGACGGCACGGCCTTCTTCAACGGCATTGACAATGGAAGCAAAGTTGTCATCGGTCAGCACCATATCGGCCGCTTCCTTTGCCACATCGGTGCCGGCAATGCCCATGGCGACGCCGATATCTGCTTTTTTTAGAGCGGGTGCGTCATTAACACCGTCACCGGTAACGGCAACAACATGTCCCATTGCCTGCAGGATACTGACCACCCGGAGTTTGTGCTCAGGAGCCGCACGGGCAAAGATGACCTCCCCCATGAATGCCTCCCGTAACTCATTGTCTGTCATTATGTCAAGATCTGCACCGGTGATTATCCGGGGTCTGTCGACCGTGATGATCCCGATACGTCGTGCAATACTCTCCGCAGTCAGACCGTAATCCCCGGTGATCATGATCACCCGGATACTGGCACGATGACATTTTCCGATTGCTTCTGCCACTTCCGGGCGGGGAGGATCCATCATTGCGACAAGCCCAAGAAATACCAGATCGCGTTCGACAGTTTCAGGGGTGTACGTGGTCACACACTCTGGAAGAATACGCATGGCAACCGCAAGCACCCTTAGTCCGCTACGGGCATACTCATCATTGATACCCATAATCTCATCCCGGAGCTTGTCATTCATCGCACTCTCCTGATTATCAGCCTGAAACGATGTGCAGAGCGTGAGCACCTCTTTGGGAGCTCCTTTGAGATAGATGATCCGCCCCGTTCCGGACTGGTGTATGGTGCTCATCAGTTTTCTGCGGGAATCAAAGGCGAGTTCACGCACCCGCGGGGTTTTTATAAGTTCGGCCTCAGGATCTGTCCCTGCCTTGCAGGCTACCACTTTTAGAGCGGCCTCAGTTGGATCACCGATAATCTTCCACTGGGGGGATTCACTGTCGGGGGGTAGCAGCCGTGCATTGTTGCAGAGACCCGCTGCAGTGATCAAGGTTTTTACATCGCCGGTAACAGTGGGCGGGACCGGCTGGTCATTCTCCTGTATCGATCCTTCCGGTGCATAACCGACTCCGGTTACCGTGAGATTCCGGTGTGCGACCCAGAGATTCCGAACCGTCATTTCGTTCTGAGTGAGCGTTCCGGTCTTGTCCGTGCAGATAACCGAAGTACATCCCAGTGTTTCAACCGCTGAAAGCCGCTTTATCAGGGCATGTCTCTGTGCCATTCGCTGCGATCCCCGTGCCAGTGCAAGGGTTACCGTTGGCAGCAGCCCTTCCGGGACGAAGGCAACAATCATGCCCAGTCCAAAGATAAAACTCTCGGCAAGGGTAACACCGGTTAATGTCACCATCAGTGCGAAGAACAGCATGCCGATACCGATTGCAATGAACGTGACTACCCGGGTTACATGGTTCAGCTCTTTCTGCAACGGACTCTGTTCTTCTTCCAGGCTCTGGGTCATAAGGGCAATCTTGCCAAATTCGCTTTCCATGCCGGTGGCAAACACGATTGCTTTACCGGTACCGGAGACCACGTTGGTGCCGGCAAAAACCAGGTTGGGGAGTTCGACGCGGGCAAGCCCGGGCTGTAAGATGATCTCAGAGGTCTTGTGTACCGGGCGGGATTCACCGGTAAGGGTTGACTGGTCGACTTTCAGATCAGCGTCCTGCACCAGACGGGCATCGGCAGATATGTGGTCGCCTTCAGAGAGCAGCAGCAGATCACCTGGTACAAGACCTTCGGCAAGGATAACCTGCTCCTGACCTTCCCTAACCACCCTGACATTGTGCGGCAGGAGCTTAAGCAATGCCTCGGTTGCTTTCTCGGCACGGTATTCCTGCCAGAATGAGAAAAGGCCATTGATTACGTTGACCATCCAGACTGCAACACCCAGCTGGGGCATCTGGGCGATAAAAGCGACAATCCCTCCTGCCCAGAGCAGCAGGGCCATTAAGTGAATGAAATTTGCAAAAAATTTTACATACAGGGATTTTCCCTGGATTTTCTGTAATGCATTGGGTCCGAACCGTTTCTGGTTTTCACTGGCTTCAAGGGTAGTAAGACCCTCGGGGCGTGTGGCAAGAACCCTGAAGACATCGGCAACAGGCAGAGTATGGATAATACGAATGAGGTTGGTAAGATTGGGGATGTCAGTCTCTCCTGTCATATCCTCTTCCCTGCTGCCGGATGAATCCGGCACCGGTCTTGACGTACTTACATTTCCTGTAGCAAGACTCCACGTTCTTGTATTTATAACCTGAACCGTGATCCCTGTGACTCCGGAGTCTCTCTGATATTGCAGAATACTCAAAACCGGATTCACCGGGGATCTGGCAGATCTGCAATCCGGCTGCTCCTTTTATTATGATAAATTCAAACCGGACGCCTTGCCCATACGTCCAGGCCCCCTTTATGGAAATATTGGTGATACTAAAAGTTTCAAAAACGCTTTTTTCTAATAATCCCGCGAAGTCATTGAAATTTCACTTCAATTAATGATCAATTGGACTGCATGGGCAAAGGATTTTTATGATATATATATATAATAACGGAATGAGCGATGACGGTCGGAAAAATTCATGAGGGACCATGCATCAGCAAGCAATTACCAGCCGAACAACGTAAGAATTGATATTAAACATATCACAACAATGCTTGATATAATCGGTAATTCGACAGCAATAACCTTGGAAATGTTCAAGATGCGGGGCGTGGTTACCTTCAATGGGTTTGATTCCGACGCATCTGATGAGGGTTCATGCTTCAAAAGATGAAAAGGGTACAGATCATTGGTCCAAAAGAGAAGTTCTCCCGCGTAGTGGACTTACTGTATCATGAAGGCACCCTTCATTTCGAAGATGCCTGCGATTGCATCTCCTGCGACGAGATATCCTTAAAAAAAATTAACGCTGAAAACGCAGCAGAAGTTCCCAAGGCTCTTGAAAAAATCAGCGTGATCTTTTCCACCCTCCCCATAGTTGAAGAAGATTCAGAGCGGCAATCCCTAGTCCATAACGAGTTGGTGGAGGAAACTCTGGATCAGACTCTAGCCCGGTCAAAGCGGATTATCAATGAACTTGAGTTGACCACAAAGGAGCTGGCGACCAGAAAAAGCGAACTGTCGTTCACCATCACGTCATTGAAGAGGTATGAAAAAGTTATTCAGACCCTCGAACCGGTGGAACAAAAGCTGCCAATTCACGAGGGATTCGAAGTCGTCGTCCTTCTGATTCAAAAACAGCATAATGATGTTATTAACCTCATCGAGTCCGAGATTGAGAGGATCACAAGAAACCATTTTGAGATGGCCAGCATCGTTACGGATGAAGAGACCATCGCAGCAGTCGTAGCGTATGATAATAACTATTCACAAGAGGTCCATTCCTTTATTTTTTCGGCAAATGTGAACGAGATACGGCTTCCGCAGGAATTCATGGGAAAACCGTTCAAAGACATGCTTGCATTGGTCCACCAGAATCTGCACGAGGCTATCGAGGAACTGGCTCTGCTCGATACGCATCTGCTGGATCTTTCAACTAAGTGGTATCAGGAACTATCTTCCCTCAAAAAAATCCTTGAGGATGTGAATGAAGAACTCCAGATCTATTCCAACGCCGGGCAATCTGAACATTGCTTTGTAATTCTCGGCTGGATTCCCCAAAAATTTTTTAAAAGGACGCAAAACGACCTGCAAACGGAATTTCAGAACCGTGTGGTAATGGTTGATCTTGAGGTAACTGCCAAGGATCTGGAACATGCACCCACATTCTATGATAATCCCTGGTTTGTCAGGCCGTTTGAATTTTTTATGAAGCTTGTATCTCCTCCAGATTCCCGTGAGGTTGATCCGAGCCCTATCCTTGCGATTTTTTTCCCGTTTTTCTTTGGGATCATGGTAGGGGATATTGGGTATGGTCTGGTGATCCTTGTCTTTGCCCTGCTGATGAAAAAGAAGTTTGAATCCATAGAATGGCTCACTCAGCTGATGAATATCCTGATCATCTCCTCAATCCCTGCGATCTTATTTGGATTCTTTTTCGGGGAGTTCTTCGGGAATTTCGGGGAGATGATGGGGTGGCTTCACCCGGTGCAATTCCTCGGCATCACGTGGAACCGGGCTGAGGCGATCATCCCTATGCTCATCCTCGCCGTCTCGATTGGCGTAGTCCACATCTTCCTTGGCCTTGCACTTGGCATGCGCAATGCTGTTATTCTCAAGAACAGGAAACACCTTGCAGAACGTTCGGGAATGCTCCTGATGATCACCGGGCTCATCCTCTTACTGGTAACATTTGCCGGTGTGTTGCCGGAAAACACGGCCTATCCCGCAGCAGTCCTCATGATCATTGGTCTCCCCCTCATCATTTTCGGCGCAGGGGCGTTTGGCACCATTGAGGTGATGAGCACGGTGGGGAACATCCTCTCCTATGCCCGGTTGATGGCAATCGGCATGGCATCGGTCATCCTTGCGATGGTCGCAAACAGGCTTGGGGGTTCAATGGAGGTCCTCGTTGTCGGGATCATCATTGCAGCTCTGTTACATACCCTGAACATTATCCTTGCCATGTTCAGCCCAAGCCTGCACGCAATACGACTTCATCTCGTGGAATTTTATTCAAAATTTTATAAGGGGGAAGGAATGATGTACAAACCTTTTAAAAATGGAAAAAAATGATGAATGAGTGACAATACGTGAGGGAAAATCGCTTCTTTTCTGTTACCCTGGCTCTGTTGAAACCCTATTTTTTTTATTGTTCGTTTATTGTCTTACGGCTGTCAGGAGTGTGGCCCCTCTCTCCCCCAGTGGGGGAAGCAGCCCAAGAGGAGCGTCGCCATGACACCCGTTTGGGGGTTTTCATCAACCTTATGGGGGCTTTCGCATAGAACGTCGGGATTATACCGCTGCCGGTTCCTTCTTCTTTGGCCCTGCCACGGTAAACTTCTCAAGACCGCCCCGGGCAGTCATTGCCGGGCGGTACTGATTGTCCATGATAAGGCATTTCGTGGGGCAGACATCCACACACACAGCACAAACCACACAGCGCATCTGGTCGATCTGCCACGTCTTCTCCTTGACCTCGACACAGATTGCCTGGGTCGGGCACTTGCGCTGGCAGGACCGGCAGGTAATGCACCCGTCCGGATTGATCTTCACGTGCCCGCGGGTAGCATCGGTCTTCTTGGCCGGTTTTGCCGGATACATCAGGGTGGCCGGGCGGGAGAACACGCTTTTTAATACGGTTTTTGTCATCTCGAAAAATGTCATCGTCGCATCACCTCTCCGCACACCCGATACAGGGATCGATGGTCAGGACAATCACCGGCACATCCGCAAGTTCGCATCCTTTTAAGAGCGTAACAAGCGGGGGAATGTTGGTGAACGTGGGGGTCCGAACGCGGTGCCGGACAAGGTTCTTCTTGCCGTTGCCCTTGATGTAGTGGATGACTTCTCCCCGTGGCTGCTCAGCCCTTGAGAGATATTCGCCATCCGGTGCACCGGTCACTTTTATGTCAACCGGCCCGTCAGGGATCTTCTTTGCGCACTGCTCGATGATATCTATTGAGGTGAACATTTCCTTTGCCCGCACGGCACAGCGGGCATAACAGTCCCCATCGTGTTCCACTACAGGTTTGAAGTTGATCTTTCCGAAAGCCGCGTAACCGGTCTCGCGGATATCGATCGCAAGACCGCTGCCCCGTGCCGTGGGGCCTACCGCACCAAAGTAATAGGCATCCTCCTTCTTGAGAACCCCAATTCCTTTCAGCCGGTGCTGGATCGAACTGTCGTGCAGGAACACATTCGTGAGATCCTGGAGTTCGTGCTCGATCCCCCTGAGCCCCTTGACCATCTCATCGAGTTTTTCAGGAGATATATCCCGCCGGACGCCGCCCACCTTGCAGACACCCTGAATGACCCTGCCACCTGTGGTTGCTTCGAGGTCGTCAAGGATATGCTCACGGAGCCTCCATGCATTCA encodes:
- a CDS encoding NAD-binding protein, producing MTMHVMIVGGGKVGTYLARILLADGHTVKVIEGTREEFERAAQELPAGVVVFGNGTDPDMLEAAGIRDADVVAAVTRTDETNLVITSLARFEFNVKRTIARVNIPKNAWLFTPAMGVDVPLNQADLMAHLIAEEMSLGDVMTLLKLRRGQYSLVENKVDPRSVAAGKAVRDLNLPQECVLTAVIREGNLLIPRGSTVLVPGDEVFALVHVSQLDVLAAILKSPE
- a CDS encoding TrkA family potassium uptake protein — encoded protein: MIIGCGRMGAGLALYLNMSNHSVTVIDNDPSAFERLEPAFRGQAFTGDALDRDILIRAGIERADCLAALTPNDSINLVVARLAKEVFKVPKVVARMHDPRKSEIYRRLGVQTVSTVSLGMQRFAELLTFSTLDIVHSLGSGGVGIVESEIPPPLAGRMVNDLTVPGEIQVVAISRGGRTFVPTISTVFQHGDMIHVAVSSTSVDRLKALMGLA
- a CDS encoding cation-transporting P-type ATPase — protein: MTGETDIPNLTNLIRIIHTLPVADVFRVLATRPEGLTTLEASENQKRFGPNALQKIQGKSLYVKFFANFIHLMALLLWAGGIVAFIAQMPQLGVAVWMVNVINGLFSFWQEYRAEKATEALLKLLPHNVRVVREGQEQVILAEGLVPGDLLLLSEGDHISADARLVQDADLKVDQSTLTGESRPVHKTSEIILQPGLARVELPNLVFAGTNVVSGTGKAIVFATGMESEFGKIALMTQSLEEEQSPLQKELNHVTRVVTFIAIGIGMLFFALMVTLTGVTLAESFIFGLGMIVAFVPEGLLPTVTLALARGSQRMAQRHALIKRLSAVETLGCTSVICTDKTGTLTQNEMTVRNLWVAHRNLTVTGVGYAPEGSIQENDQPVPPTVTGDVKTLITAAGLCNNARLLPPDSESPQWKIIGDPTEAALKVVACKAGTDPEAELIKTPRVRELAFDSRRKLMSTIHQSGTGRIIYLKGAPKEVLTLCTSFQADNQESAMNDKLRDEIMGINDEYARSGLRVLAVAMRILPECVTTYTPETVERDLVFLGLVAMMDPPRPEVAEAIGKCHRASIRVIMITGDYGLTAESIARRIGIITVDRPRIITGADLDIMTDNELREAFMGEVIFARAAPEHKLRVVSILQAMGHVVAVTGDGVNDAPALKKADIGVAMGIAGTDVAKEAADMVLTDDNFASIVNAVEEGRAVYANIKKFTTYIFTSNTPEAVPFILFAFSRGRIPLALNVMQILSIDLGTDLVPALALGAEHPEPGVMDKPPRDLKEHVITRSLLTRAYLWLGPIQSLAAMSAFFFTYWTSGYWGTFLDLPSSGTLYLSATAMALAAVVTTQIGNVLAQRTEHSSIFEIGFFSNRFIWVGIATELIVISLIVYVPVLQQIFGTAAFPPEYWLFLLAWAPVLLIAEELRKGIVRWKDRRTTRKNACG
- a CDS encoding V-type ATPase 116kDa subunit family protein yields the protein MLQKMKRVQIIGPKEKFSRVVDLLYHEGTLHFEDACDCISCDEISLKKINAENAAEVPKALEKISVIFSTLPIVEEDSERQSLVHNELVEETLDQTLARSKRIINELELTTKELATRKSELSFTITSLKRYEKVIQTLEPVEQKLPIHEGFEVVVLLIQKQHNDVINLIESEIERITRNHFEMASIVTDEETIAAVVAYDNNYSQEVHSFIFSANVNEIRLPQEFMGKPFKDMLALVHQNLHEAIEELALLDTHLLDLSTKWYQELSSLKKILEDVNEELQIYSNAGQSEHCFVILGWIPQKFFKRTQNDLQTEFQNRVVMVDLEVTAKDLEHAPTFYDNPWFVRPFEFFMKLVSPPDSREVDPSPILAIFFPFFFGIMVGDIGYGLVILVFALLMKKKFESIEWLTQLMNILIISSIPAILFGFFFGEFFGNFGEMMGWLHPVQFLGITWNRAEAIIPMLILAVSIGVVHIFLGLALGMRNAVILKNRKHLAERSGMLLMITGLILLLVTFAGVLPENTAYPAAVLMIIGLPLIIFGAGAFGTIEVMSTVGNILSYARLMAIGMASVILAMVANRLGGSMEVLVVGIIIAALLHTLNIILAMFSPSLHAIRLHLVEFYSKFYKGEGMMYKPFKNGKK
- a CDS encoding 4Fe-4S dicluster domain-containing protein, producing the protein MTFFEMTKTVLKSVFSRPATLMYPAKPAKKTDATRGHVKINPDGCITCRSCQRKCPTQAICVEVKEKTWQIDQMRCVVCAVCVDVCPTKCLIMDNQYRPAMTARGGLEKFTVAGPKKKEPAAV
- a CDS encoding nickel-dependent hydrogenase large subunit, which encodes MSKQITVPFGPQHPVLPEPLHLDLVLEDEKVVDVIPTIGYVHRGLEKLVEKREYTEYVFIAERICGICSFIHSQTYVQGIEQIMGLEVPERAQYLRTIWSEYSRLHSHLLWLGCFADSMGFESVFMNAWRLREHILDDLEATTGGRVIQGVCKVGGVRRDISPEKLDEMVKGLRGIEHELQDLTNVFLHDSSIQHRLKGIGVLKKEDAYYFGAVGPTARGSGLAIDIRETGYAAFGKINFKPVVEHDGDCYARCAVRAKEMFTSIDIIEQCAKKIPDGPVDIKVTGAPDGEYLSRAEQPRGEVIHYIKGNGKKNLVRHRVRTPTFTNIPPLVTLLKGCELADVPVIVLTIDPCIGCAER